Proteins co-encoded in one Malus domestica chromosome 09, GDT2T_hap1 genomic window:
- the LOC103443048 gene encoding putative MO25-like protein At5g47540, protein MAKKLTIKGLFKPKARTPIELVKHMRELLIFVDQNNDVREQKRKEKMEELTKAILEIRTVVYGDDDSEPNKDSCAQLTQEFFRENTFRLLIVCLSKLNLGDRKNATHVIANLQRQKVQSRSIALEYLENNIDIMDILIKGYEDSGDIALSYGAISRECIRHQNIARYVLESDHMKKFFYYIQTPNFDIASDAAATFKELMTRHKSTVAEFLSENYEWFFQEYNSQLLESPNYITKRQAIKLLGDMLLDRSNSDVMVRYVCSLDNMIILMNLLRDPKKTIKLETFQVFKLFVANQNKPPEIVNVLVTNRTKLLRFFNDFTIEKDDEQFEANKAQVINEISVLELKPCNPKMSSLFSFRTNCEVRC, encoded by the exons ATGGCGAAAAAGTTGACAATCAAAGGTCTTTTTAAGCCTAAGGCGAGAACGCCGATAGAGCTTGTAAAGCACATGCGTGAGCTTCTAATATTCGTTGATCAAAATAATGATGTGCGCGAGCAAAAACGCAAAGAAAAG ATGgaagaattgacaaaagcaatATTGGAGATAAGAACTGTTGTATATGGAGATGATGATTCAGAACCAAATAAAGATTCTTGTGCACAACTAACACAAGAGTTTTTTAGGGAGAACACTTTCAGGCTCCTCATTGTTTGTCTTTCAAAGCTCAACTTGGGG GATCGTAAAAACGCTACCCATGTCATTGCAAATTTACAAAGGCAAAAGGTTCAGTCGCGTTCGATCGCGTTAGAGTACTTGGAGAATAATATTGATATTATGGACATTCTGATAAAAGG cTATGAAGACAGTGGTGATATTGCTCTATCTTATGGTGCAATTTCAAGGGAATGCATTCGTCATCAGAATATTGCAAG GTATGTCCTCGAATCAGACCACATGAAGAAGTTTTTTTACTACATTCAAACTCCAAATTTCGACATAGCGTCGGATGCTGCGGCTACTTTCAAG GAGCTCATGACTAGGCACAAATCAACTGTTGCTGAATTCCTTTCTGAAAACTATGAGTGG TTTTTCCAAGAGTACAATTCCCAGTTGTTGGAGTCTCCCAATTATATCACCAAACGCCAGGCCATCAAG TTGTTAGGAGATATGTTATTGGATCGCTCAAACTCCGATGTGATGGTTCGATATGTGTGCTCTCTGGATAACATGATAATCCTAATGAACCTTCTCAGG GATCCAAAGAAGACAATCAAGTTAGAAACCTTTCAGGTCTTCAAG TTATTTGTTGCAAACCAAAATAAGCCTCCTGAGATTGTTAATGTACTTGTCACAAATAGAACCAAGCTTCTTCGTTTCTTTAACGACTTCACCATTGAGAAAG ATGATGAGCAGTTTGAAGCAAACAAAGCTCAAGTTATCAACGAGATTTCTGTTCTTGAACTCAAACCGTGCAATCCCAAGATGTCATCACTCTTCAGCTTTAGAACCAACTGTGAGGTTCGATGCTAA
- the LOC103442967 gene encoding heterogeneous nuclear ribonucleoprotein 1-like, whose amino-acid sequence MQSDSGKLFIGGISWDTNEERLKEYFSSFGEVVEAVIMKDRTTGRARGFGFVVFSDPAVADSVIMEKHNIDGRMVEAKKAVPRDDQNILGRSSGSIQGSPGPGRTRKIFVGGLASTVTESDFKKYFEQFGTITDVVVMYDHNTQRPRGFGFITYDSEEAVDRVLLKTFHELNGKMVEVKRAVPKELSPGPSRSPLAGYNYGLSRVSSFLSGYTQGYNPSTVGGYGLGRFSSVAGGRSGFPPYGSGYGIGMNYEPGLSPGFSGNANFNSTMSYGRGLSPYYINNSNRFSSPIGYDGGNGGNTSSFFSSVTRNLWENGNGNDGGLNYGTNSTNANSYIGSGSGTIGGSTFGNTGNNWPSSAMSAQVGGNNVSNNSRNLGYGVGDNSYNLGTGGYGRNSGASVAPTSSFAASNGGFDGTFTDFYSSGSVYGDPTWRSSNSDRDGPGPFGYGLGGAGSDVSAKSSPGYVGGYSVNKRQPNTGIAA is encoded by the exons ATGCAATCCGATAGTGGTAAGTTGTTTATCGGCGGCATATCTTGGGATACAAATGAGGAGCGGCTAAAAGAGTATTTCAGCAGTTTCGGGGAGGTGGTAGAAGCAGTGATAATGAAGGATCGGACCACAGGCCGTGCTCGTGGTTTTGGTTTTGTAGTTTTTTCTGACCCAGCTGTGGCGGACAGTGTCATAATGGAGAAGCACAACATCGATGGAAGGATG GTTGAAGCGAAAAAGGCTGTTCCCAGGGATGACCAGAATATTTTGGGTAGAAGCAGTGGCAGCATCCAGGGTTCTCCAGGTCCAGGTCGCACAAGAAAGATTTTTGTTGGAGGTTTAGCATCCACTGTCACGGAGAGTGACTTTAAGAAGTACTTTGAACAGTTTGGAACAATCACGGATGTTGTGGTGATGTATGATCACAACACCCAGAGGCCGAGAGGCTTTGGATTCATCACTTATGATTCAGAGGAGGCAGTGGACAGGGTTTTGCTTAAGACATTTCATGAACTGAACGGGAAAATGGTTGAGGTAAAGCGAGCAGTTCCGAAAGAGTTATCACCTGGTCCCAGTCGCAGCCCTCTTGCAGGATACAACTATGGTCTCAGTAGGGTCAGTAGCTTCCTTAGTGGCTACACTCAGGGGTATAATCCAAGTACAGTTGGAGGCTATGGCCTTGGTAGATTCAGTTCAGTTGCAGGTGGTCGAAGTGGATTTCCTCCATATGGTTCTGGTTATGGAATTGGTATGAATTATGAGCCAGGGTTGAGTCCAGGATTTAGTGGAAATGCAAATTTTAATAGTACTATGAGCTATGGGCGGGGTTTGAGTCCTTATTATATCAATAATTCAAATAGGTTTAGCAGCCCCATTGGGTATGATGGCGGTAATGGAGGAAACACATCTTCGTTTTTCAGCTCAGTCACTCGGAACTTGTGGGAGAATGGGAATGGGAATGACGGTGGTCTTAATTATGGAACAAACTCCACAAATGCCAATTCTTACATCGGATCAGGAAGTGGGACCATTGGAGGAAGTACGTTTGGAAATACTGGAAATAATTGGCCTTCTTCAGCAATGTCAGCTCAAGTCGGAGGAAATAATGTTTCTAACAATAGCAGGAATCTTGGTTATGGAGTTGGGGATAACAGTTACAATCTGGGAACTGGAGGGTATGGAAGAAACAGTGGTGCAAGTGTGGCCCCTACATCTTCATTTGCTGCATCAAATGGTGGTTTTGATGGGACCTTCACTGACTTTTACAGTAGCGGTTCAGTATATGGAGATCCTACTTGGCGTTCATCAAATTCCGATCGAGATGGACCTGGTCCCTTTGGTTATGGGCTTGGCGGTGCAGGCTCTGATGTATCAGCTAAAAGTTCTCCTGGTTATGTTGGTGGTTATAGTGTTAATAAGAGACAGCCAAATACAG GAATTGCTGCCTAG